CACGTGGGCCACGCCCAGCAGCGCGAGCCGAACTGTCATATGGCCTCCTGTCCGGTGTGCTGCGGAACAACCGGGCGTGCAGTTTCCAGCGACGCCTGGACGGCGAGCCCCAGCGCCACTGCCGCAGCGGCATCAGCGGGGGTGACCAGAAACGGCGTGCCCTGTTGCAGCGCGTGATAGGCGTGGTGCAGCTCATCGGTGTAGGGGTCGCCCTCCAGCGTGGGCAGGGCCGCGCCCTCCTGTGGGCTGGCGGGCGGGGGCGCACCGTGAAACCACATGGGCGGCGGGGCAGACGACTTCCATTCGGTGGCTCCGGCGGTTCCGGCGATGTCCAGCGACGTAAAGAACACTCCGGCAGGCGCGGCCCAGCCTGCCTCGATCAGCGTGATCGCACCGCCCGTGTGCCTGAGCGTGGCCTGCACCATCACCTGCTCCGCCCGCCGCGCCTGAACGGCGTACACCTCGCTGACGTCTCCGGCGAGCCAGCGGGCGTAGTCCAGGTCGTGCAGCATCAGGTCGAGCGGCACGCCCCCGCTCTGCCGTTCGTCCAGCAGCCAGCTTCCCGCAGGGGGCGGCGCACTGACGCGGTTCAGGCGGATGACCCTGGGCGTGCCGAGTTCCCCGCTGACGACCAGGTCTCTGGCGGCGCGGTACTGCGGAAAGAATCTCAGGACGTGCGCCACGAACAGCCGCACGCCTGCTGCCTCACAGCCGCGCTCCATTGCCAGGACATCCGGCACGGTCAGGGCGGCAGGTTTCTCGCAGCACACATGACAGCCTGCTCTGGCTGCCGCCAGCGTGAGCGCCGGATGGCTGGGTGTGGGCGTGCAGATGTCGACGACATCGGTGTCGGCAAAAAGGTCGTCAAGCGTGTCGTAGGCCTGAACGCCATGCTGCCGGGCAAACTGCCGGGCGCTGTCGTCGGGGGTATACACGCCCGCGAATGCACCCGGCAGGGCGCTCCAGGCGCGGGCGTGTGCGCGGCCCATCACACCGACGCCGATCAGTCCGACGCGCAGCACCTCCGGGACGCCGCTGCGCTTCACCGCTGGCCCACTCATTTGACGGCTCCGCCCGTGATGCCGCTGACGAGCTGTCTGGAAAAGAGCACGTACAGGATCACCACCGGAACAATCGCCAGGGTCAGCGCGGCCAGCACGGCGCTGTAGTCGTTGACGAACTGGCCGAGAAAGGCGCTGGCTCCCAGCACGATGGTCTTGGTCTTCTCGCCCGGAGCCAGAATCAGCGGAAACCACAGGTCGTTCCAGATGGGAATCATGCTGATGGCTGTGACCGCGCCCAGAGCGGGCCGGATCAGCGGCAGAATCAGGCCGTAGATGCGGTACTCGCTGGCACCGTCGATGCGGGCCGCTTCCTTCAGCTCTCTGGGCACGCCGCGCATGAACGAGGTCAGCACGAAAACCGCCAGCGGAATACCCTGGGCGGTATACACCAGAATCAGCGCCCACAGGGTATTGACGAGATGCAGGCTTACCATCAGATTCAGAATGCCCACCGTCCCCAGCCGAATCGGCACCATGATGCCAATCGACAGATACAGCGCCGTCAGCGCATTGAGGCGGAAGGTGTACTCGCTCAGGGCGTAGGCGGCCATGCTGGAGACGAAGAGAATCAGCAGCAGCGAACCGAGTGTGGTGGTCAGGCTGTTGAGGAAATACAGCGGGAAATTGGCCGAGTCGGCCAGGGTGCGGTAGCCGTCCAGCGAAAATGTCTTGGCGGTGGGCAGCGCGAACGGCTGGGCAAAGATACTCACGCGGTCTTTGAAGGAATTGACGACGATCATCAGGGTCGGGAACAGGGCGATCAGGCAGTAAAGCAGCAGGGCGAGGTGGGCCAGCACCCTGGACGATCCGGCGCGGCGCATCAGAACTGCACCTCGGTGATGCGCCGTTGCCACGCCACCAGATAGATTAGCAGTCCGATCAGGATGACCACCAGCATGAAGCCCGCCACCGCCGCGCCCATATTCGGATCGCCCGGCTGCAACTGATAGCCGAAGAAGGTGCGGTAAAACAGCGTCCCCAGGATATCGGAAGCGAAGTTCGGGCCAGCGATGGCCCCCTGCACGGCATAGATCAGGTCGAAGGCGTTGAAGTTGCCCACGAACGTCAGGACGCTCACGATGCCGACGGTGGGCAGAATCAGCGGCAACTGAATGTACCGGAAGACCGTCCAGGCACCCGCGCCGTCCAGCCGCGCCGCCTCGTACAGTTCCTCGGGAATGCGGACCAGCGCTGCCAGAAACAGCAGCATCGGAATCCCCACGTTCTGCCACACGCTGATAAGCGAGAGCGTGGCCAGGGCGCTGCTCGCCAGCCCCAGCCAAGGCAGGTCAAGCGATTGCAGGTGCAGCGGCGTCAGCAGGCTGCGCTGCACGCCCCAGGCAGGATTGAGAATCAGCTTCCACGCAAACCCCACC
The genomic region above belongs to Deinococcus sp. KNUC1210 and contains:
- a CDS encoding carbohydrate ABC transporter permease, encoding MRRAGSSRVLAHLALLLYCLIALFPTLMIVVNSFKDRVSIFAQPFALPTAKTFSLDGYRTLADSANFPLYFLNSLTTTLGSLLLILFVSSMAAYALSEYTFRLNALTALYLSIGIMVPIRLGTVGILNLMVSLHLVNTLWALILVYTAQGIPLAVFVLTSFMRGVPRELKEAARIDGASEYRIYGLILPLIRPALGAVTAISMIPIWNDLWFPLILAPGEKTKTIVLGASAFLGQFVNDYSAVLAALTLAIVPVVILYVLFSRQLVSGITGGAVK
- a CDS encoding Gfo/Idh/MocA family protein, which encodes MSGPAVKRSGVPEVLRVGLIGVGVMGRAHARAWSALPGAFAGVYTPDDSARQFARQHGVQAYDTLDDLFADTDVVDICTPTPSHPALTLAAARAGCHVCCEKPAALTVPDVLAMERGCEAAGVRLFVAHVLRFFPQYRAARDLVVSGELGTPRVIRLNRVSAPPPAGSWLLDERQSGGVPLDLMLHDLDYARWLAGDVSEVYAVQARRAEQVMVQATLRHTGGAITLIEAGWAAPAGVFFTSLDIAGTAGATEWKSSAPPPMWFHGAPPPASPQEGAALPTLEGDPYTDELHHAYHALQQGTPFLVTPADAAAAVALGLAVQASLETARPVVPQHTGQEAI
- a CDS encoding carbohydrate ABC transporter permease, with amino-acid sequence MSVSSTQSLSSARRTRRRPFPLHIVVFLAPALLIYTVVMIYPILASLWLSLNHTVNGVNTFVGVSNYQRLLGTELYVQPLMNALKNNLIFFVIHMLVQNPVGMLLAVLLTMKLRGTTVYRTILFTPTVMSVVVVGFAWKLILNPAWGVQRSLLTPLHLQSLDLPWLGLASSALATLSLISVWQNVGIPMLLFLAALVRIPEELYEAARLDGAGAWTVFRYIQLPLILPTVGIVSVLTFVGNFNAFDLIYAVQGAIAGPNFASDILGTLFYRTFFGYQLQPGDPNMGAAVAGFMLVVILIGLLIYLVAWQRRITEVQF